DNA from Armatimonadota bacterium:
TTGCGCCGGGTTGGGGCAGGTCGAAGAGGGGCATGTGGCGCTGGTGGAACTGTACGTACTGGTGGATCGCCTCCCGGTTCTGCACCTGGTACGGCTCGTCATTGGCGGTGATCTTTTGCTCACGCAGGGCGAAGGAGACGCAGCAGGTGCCGCCGGTCGCCATGGCTTCGGCAAGGGCCAGCTTGTGCTCCTCGGGATAGACGAAGGACTCGAGGATGCCCATCTCATTGCTCTTGTCCAGAGCCAGAGCGCGTGAGCGGCGCAGTGTTTGCGACAGGCCGAGAAGCTGGCCCGTGGTCTTGCCGTGAGATGCGGCAAGGCCCAGCTTATACTTGAGCACTGTGCTATCCGTGGGCGGGAAAGTAAAGCCTTCCTCGATGAACACCAGATCGGTTGCGCCCTTGTTCACGAGATAACTGCTCCAGCCATACCCCACGCCGATGTTCGGCGAGATGAGTATCCCCGGACCGTAGTTCTCGTCCAGGTAGCGCTTGATCTCCCGGAAGAACCGGACCGCAGTGTCCGCGTCATAGCAGGCTTTGGCGAAACGCAGGTTGGGGAAGGCCTCCGGGTGCGAGAGGTCCATCTCGACGCCGAACTTGTTGCGAGTATAGTCGCGAAAGCCCGATCGGCAGTCGGCGCAGTGGCAGTCATAGTTCATGCAGTTGTCGAAGAAGATCGAGCCGATCTTCCCGCCGGGCCTGGACATGAGGCGGTCTACACGCTCTTTCATATACTCCAGCCAGATGGGACTGGAGTAGCAGCCGCCGTAGCGCTCGGGGTTGCTGTAGAGCAAGACCCGGGTGCCATCCGGCTTGAGGATGGTGCAGTTCTCAAGTTGCGGCGCTTTGGGAAACTCGGTGCGCCACCAGATGGTCTTGCTGCAGATGTACGGCTGGCGGATGACCCCCGCAGTCTCGCCGATGAGCTGGGCCTCGTCATCCAGGTAGCTGATGGTCTGCATCAGGTTCCGGCCGCAGTAGAGGAGCAGCCTGATATTCGGAACATCCACGCCGAAGCCACCATTTTCCGTCCACTTGATGCGGCCGTCAATGTTCGCACCGTGGCCCCACTGGCAATAGCCGCGCCGAGCCCACGCCGGCTGTTCAGCGTGATCTTCCCAGTGGGCGAAGACGGACGATGAGACAAAAGCGAGCATCAGGGCAAAGTAGAGATGCACGTGCATGGGAAGCTCCTTCAGGTCGGCTAGCGATTCATGCGCCGCGCAGGTAGGGCAGACCTGCAGGCCGCAAACGGGCATAGCCTGCGGCGGATGGTTTGGCACGCCCCATACAGACGATCTGCACCCCAGGGCGCCAAGGTGTAGTCGTGCCGTCCGGCGAAAGACCTACGCGCCATCGGGACTACCGTCGGGGCCCACGGGGCTTCCGGCTTGCCCACTATCGAGGAGACCTGATTCATGGACGCTGTGAAGCTGGGATTTGTGCCGTCGTATCGGAACCGCTGGACTGAGTGGACCCAGCGCATGCGCGATGAGAGCATGCGGGCGCTGTCCGCACTTCCGGGGGTGGAGGTGATCTCACCAGGCAGACTGGACGATTCAGGGCAGGCGCCGGCCGGATGCACCCAGTTCGGCGCGGTGCATGACCTGGACGAGGCAGAGATCGTCGCCGCGTATTTCGCCGCGGAAGGTGTGGATGCGGTGGTCGTCTGCCCCACTGACTTCGGGGACGAGCGCTCCACCAGCAAGATCGCCGAAAAGCTGGGCGTCCCGCTCATGCTTTACGCAACAAAGGAGCCCCCGGCATCCACACTGCCCGGAATGGCGCGAGTTTCGGACTCGTACTGCGGCACCCTGTCCATCGCCGCCGGGCTGCACCGCAGGAGAATCCCCTTTCGCTTCGCCGGGGTGCTCTTTCCGGACGAGCCGCAGTTCGCGAAGGAACTCGGGGATTTCGCGGCGGCAGTGTCTGCGGTTAAGAGCCTGCGGAACGCGCGCATCGGTCAGATCGGGGTGCGCCCGCCGACCTTCGAGACCGTTGCTTACGACGAAGTGGCGATGGCGCGGAAATTCGGGCAGAACGTGATCTTCGCCAATCTCGACGACATCCTGTATGAAGTCCGCGGGATGAGCGACGCTGATCCGCAGGTCCTTGAGATCATGGCCGCCATCCGAGCCAGCGTGCCGACCATCACCGTCGACGAGCGATACCTCCTCAACGCCGCGAAGCTTGAGGCAGCGCTGGCCGGCTTCTGGTCAAAGCACGGACTATCGGCGCTGTCAATGCAATGCTGGCCCAGTATTCAGCGAGAACTGGGCATTTCCTTGTGCGCGCTGTTCGGACGGCTCACCGACCGGCACATGCTGACCGCGTGCGAGGCGGACATTCTCGGAGCGCTGTCCATGCTCGCCCAGTATGGGGCGGCGCTGGGCGACAGTCTCCCCCACTTCGTGGACTGGACCATCCAGCACCGGGACAACCCGAATCAGCTACTGGCGTGGCACTGCGGGAACGCACCCGTATGCCTTGCGGCGGATCCGGCGTCTGTTGCGCTGCGCTCCCGCAAGGACATGAAAGGCGAACTCCCGCCGGACCCGGAAGACCCGCAGGCAGGGCTATACCAGTTCCAGGTCAAGCCCGGTCCGGTCACCTTCTGCCGGTTGGCCGAGTATGACGGCGCATGGAAAATGCTCATCGCACGCGGCGAGATCCAGGCGTCCCCGGAGACCCTCGCAGGCACCTGGGCCTGGGTGGAAGTGCGCGACCACGCGGCGCTGTACCGCACGCTGGTGGAGGAAGGGTTCATACACCACGCCAGCATGATCCACGGGGACCAGACCGAACCACTGCGGCAGGCATGCCAGTTCATGGACATCCAGCCTGTCGTGGTGGAGTAAGGAGCGGAGCATGGCAAAGTGCGACATTGTGGGTGTGGGAATGTCCACGCTGGATGTGCTCCTGCGCGTCGGCGACATGCCCACCTGGGAGAGGCCCGGCAGGCTCGCGGATTTCGGGCTGGATGGCGGAGGACCAGTGGCGACCGCATGTGTTGCCGCAGCGAAGCTGGGCGCGCGCGTGGGGTACGTCGGTACGAAGGGCAATGATATCGCGGGCGAACTCAAGGCCCGATTCCTGGCAGATGCCGGAGTGGACATCAGCCGAATCGTGGAAACGGGAGTGCCGGAAGACCAGATTATCTGCGTCTACGTCCAGGAGGGCACTGGCGAGCGCGTTTTCAGCGGACTGAAGCGCCTCGGCGAGGCCAAGCTGCCGGTGGAGGCACTGGATCGCGAGTACATTCAGGCTGCCCGGTACCTGCACCTCGACGGATACCACGAGGACTGCGCGCGACAGGCGGCCATGTGGGTGCACGAGGCCGGAGGGCTGGTGTGTCTGGACGGGCGGCGCTCCGACGGCCATCCCCTGCCGCAGACTCTGGTTGAGCTGATTTCCCACGTCGATATACTGATCTGCGGCGCCGGGTTCTGCCAATCACTCTCGGGCGAGGAGGACATTTGGATCGCGGGGCCCAGGGCGCTGGAGCACGGTCCGCGGATCGTGGTGGAGACCCGGGGCGAAGAAGGCGCGTACACTTTCACGGCCGACGAACAATTCCACACCCCCGCCTTCGAGGTGGACGTGGTGGACACGACCGGCGCCGGCGACGTGTTCCATGGAGCATATCTCGTGGGGCTCTTACAAGGCTGGAACCTGCGGGACGTCGCTGTTTTCGCCACTGCCGTCTCCGCGAGCAAGTGCACGAAACTCGGAGGACGCGCGGGTATCCCGTGTATAGAGGACGCCCTCGACTTTCTGCGACAACGCAGCATTCATTTTCTATCACGGATTGGAGCAACAGATGCCGCTGGTCTCAATCGTCAATGAACTCAGACGCGCAAGCAAGGAGCATTTCGCTGTCCCGCTTTTCGGTGCATTCGACGGGTTCGCGGTGGAGGGAATCCTTGCCGCCGCCGAGGAGCAATCCGCGCCCGTAATCATCGGCATCTACGGAGGCGCGCTGGAACACCCGGATGGCCGCCCACTCGTGGAGTATGTCAAGGAACGCGCCAAAGCAAGCCCCGTGCCAGTCTCGCTCATGCTGGACCACGGGCGCTCGGTGCCGGAATGTCTCGAGGCCCTGGACTGCGGCTTCACGGACGTGATGTTCGACGGTTCGAAGCTGCCCCTGGAAGGCAACATCGCGAGCACCCGGCAAGTCATCGAGGCCGCGCGCAAGGCCGGCGCGGGAGTGGAGGCCGAACTCGGACACGTGGGCCTCGGGAGGGACTACCAGTCCTTCGGTGCACAGCGGGAGGGCTTCACAGACCCCGACGACGCCGCGCGGTTTGTGGAAGAGACCGGTGTGGACTGCCTCGCCATCGCCATCGGCACCGCCCATGGGCTGTATGCGGGCGATCCGGAGATCGACATGGAACTGCTGGCCACACTGAACGCCAGGCTTCCGCTGCCCCTGGTGCTCCACGGTGGCACGGGCTGCTCGGATGAGCAATTCCGAGACGCCATTGCGGAGGGGATTGCGAAGGTCAACATCTCCACAGACCTCCTGGTGCAGACGGCGGCGAGGCTGCGGGAGCTGGGTAGAGACGACACAACGGGGTATTTCGACTTCTGCAAGGCGATCAAAGCCAGTTACCGGGAGCTTTCGCTGCGGTACCTGGACGTGTTCGGGGCGTGCGGCAAAGTCTTGTGAGTGCGCTTTCGCGGTGCACTCCGCGGCAGCAGACACCAGGAGAGGACTACTCTTTGCAATGAAGCCCACCTGCATGAGGGACCGGATCATCGCGGTGATCCACGGATATGAACTGGACCGCGTGCCCTTCGTCCAGTATGACGGCATAGCCGCGCCAAACCAGGAGATCTGGGACGTCGTCGGACGTGACAACCTCGGCATCTTGCGCTGGACCGCGGTACACAGCTTTCACACGCCGAACTGTTCGATGACGTCGGAGCAGGTGGAGATCGGCGGGCGCAGGGGCATGCGCAATACACTCTCGACACCCGCAGGGACCCTGAGCGAAGAGCGCCTGTATGAGCCTACCTACAACACCACCGCCGCTCACTCCCACTATGTGCGCGAGCCAGAGGACTATGAGGTCCTCCTGTCGTACCTGCGCGACATCCAGGTGCACGAGTATCGCGACGGGTACCTCGCAAACCGGGAAGCTCTCGGCGAAGACGGGTTGCCATTGGTGGCCGTCGCCCGAACGGCCTACCAGCAGCTGTGGATCCAGTGGGTCAGCCTCGAAAACCTGGCGCTGCATCTCATTGACTGCCCCGAGATCATGGCGGATGTCATCGCAGAGCTGAATCGCATCGAACTGCAGATCTTCGACTGTGTCTATGCGGTTGCGAAGGAGGAGCCCCTCCATTTCGTGGATTTCCCGGACAACATCACCGCGCCGACCATCGGCGAGCGGTACTTCCGGCAGTTCTGCCTTCCCATGTACCAGCGTCTGGCGGAGATGATGCAGGACGTGCATGTGAAGGTCTTCTGCCACATGGACGGCGACCTGAGGCCGCTGTGGAAGGCGATCGGCGAGTCCGGCCTGCAGGGCGTCGATTCCTTCTCACCGCCGCCGGACAATGACACCTCGCCCGCAGACGCCTTGCGCGAGTGGCCCGAGATGCGCCTGTTCCTGAACTTCCCATCTTCGGTGCATGTAGCCGAACCGCAGCGCGTATACCAGGCGGCCATGGATATCCTGCAACAGGCGGGGGCGTCTGGACAGCTTCAGATCCAGATCTCGGAGAATGTTCCACCCGGTGTCTGGCGCAGCAGCTACCCGCAGATCGTCCGGGCGATCCACGACTTCGCCTCAGAAATGGCGTAGCCATCTGCATCGCATACCACCTGCACCTGGTTGGAGGGCTCTGGAGATAACGCATGAACCCCACACTGATCACCTCTATCGCTGCGGCGCTTCTCATGACGGGCATGGCGTGCGCGGCCGAGTACCACGTCGCCCCCACGGGCGATGACGGCAATACGGGTCTCGGGCCCGGCGATGACCAGGCCCTGCGCACAATTCAGGCCGGAGTCAATAAGCTCCAGCCAGGCGATACACTGCTCATCCACGGCGGCGTGTATCGTGAGTCAGTGACCTTTCCCGCAAGCGGCACGGAGGGCAGGCCGATCACTATTCGCCCCTTCGATACTGGGAGAGTGACTGTGACGGGCTGCGACCTGGTCGAGGGCTGGACGCTGCATGATGCGGGGAAGGGAATCTGGAAGGCGCCGATGCCCTGGACGCTTGGCCCCGGGCGCAACCAGGTATTCGCCAACGGTCAGGTGATGATCGAGGCGCGCTTCCCCAATGAGCCGGGCGAGGACCTGGGGATGTACGTGTCCGACCTGTCTCCCCTTTGGCCCACCTCCGGCAAGTTCACGATCCCGAAGGAGACCGTCGCGGAGCAACCCGGACGCATCGTCAGCGACCTCCTGGCCGGGCAGCCGGACGACTACTGGAAAGGCGCGTGTTACTACGGAATCCACTACGAGGGTTGGGCGGCGCAGACCGGGATCATCGAGAGCTCGAAAGCCGGCGAGATCACCGTCGGCGACCGCACACGCACCTGGTGGTTCGGCACCTCGTATGGATCGGGCTATGGCGACAGCGAAGGGCGGGGGATGATCGTGGGGCACATGAACGCCCTCGACCGCCCCGGCGAGTGGCACTGGCAGGACAACACACTGTACTTCATCCCGCCGGCCGGGGAGCGGCCCGGCAGTGTGGAAGCCAAGCGCCGGCAACTCGCCTTCGACCTGAGCGGGCAGCAGCATATCCGCATCGAGGGGCTCACTATCCGCGCCGCCTCGCTACGTCTGGATGAGTCTGCGCATTGCGTGGTGGACGGCTGCGACATCGCCTACGTCTCCCACTACACCCGACATTACGACATCGGGCAGATCGAGAACGGGCGCAACACGATCAAGTCCGGCGAGACCGGAATCTTCGTGGGCGGCCATGACAACTCGTTTCTCAACTGCAGCGTGCGATTCAGCGCCGGCGCAGGTTTCTACCTGCGGGGCTACCACCACACGATCCACAACTGCCTGATCGATGAAATCAGCTACACCAGCCATTACTTGAACGCGATCACCGACGCCGTGAGCGACTTTCCGGAATATGAGAACTTCCTGGTGGGCGGGCATGTCATCACCTTCAACACCATGCGCAATGCGGGGCGCCATTTCTTCAATTTCCACGGAAACGGCACCAGCACACAGTCCCGAGACCGCGCCCCCATGGACTACATGGCCACGCTGTTTGCGCACAACCACCTTTACAACGGGATGCTGCAGACCAAGGACGCGGGGTTCATCACCGGCTACTACTGCAGCGGCGGCACGCTGAATGACCTGAACTCGCAGGTCGTGTACAACGTGATGCATGACTGCTACGACCTGGCGGCCATGCGATGGGGCGTCCTCGGGATCGTGTACCTGGATGCCGGCACCTGCGACGTGGACCTGCACCACAACCTGCTTTGGGCCGCACCGGGTTCCCTGCAGCGAGGCCTTTGGTACAACACCATGTGCGTTGATGTGCACGAGCACAATAACGTGTTCCACCCCATGTTCGAGCGCACCAGCGCGGAGCTCACCCCGGCCGATTTCCCCGACGGCGTCCCTTTCCGATTTGGCCACGATTTCTCGAATCCGCCTGCTCTGCCGGTCTGGCCGCAGATCGAGAGCAGCCGCATCGAGGCGGAGAGCAGTCCTGCGCGCTCCGACGGTGTAAAGCCCTCCGGTACGGGGCTGTCCGGGATCACCGATGGCGCGTGGTTCTCGCTGGGCGAAGTGGACTTCGACCAGAACTGGCAGTCGGCGATCATGCGCTTCGCCAGCGCCAATGGGAAAATGAACACGGATCGCTCGGGTCGCACTGCTCCCCGCCACACCAGGGCCACCGACCCGCTGGTGATGGAAGTCTCTCGCAATGACGGGCTCGAGGAGAGAATCCGGCGCCAGTGGACCTTCATGTATAACGTCAACGACGGTGGGTGGATCCGGTTCAACCAGGTGCCGCTGGGCGAGGGCTACCGGCGGGTGCGCTTCATCTACGGGAACGATGCCCCCGGAGCGCGCTGGGCCGAGGTGCGCCTGGACAGCGTCGACGGAGAACTCGTGGGCCGCGTGGACCTGCCCCAGACTGACCGCAAGCGGGGCGGGCGCATCCAGATCTACGCTCAAGCCGTGGGCGAGCTTTCCGTGGACGCCGCAGGCACCCGGGATGTATTTCTGGTCTTCCACTCCGAAGACGGCCTGCCCGTTGGCGAGTTTGAGTATTTCCGCTTCGAGCTGTACCGTGGGGACATCGCCCTGCAGCCCAATGAAGTCAAGATGGAGCTCCGCCTTGACGCGCCGCAGGGAGAGAAGATCGGAGAGTTCTACCCCCGCGCAACCGGCGGCGAGACAGTATTCCGGGACCTCGTCGCAAAACTGGAGCCGGTGCGCGGAACGCATGAGCTGTTCGTCTCGGTGCGGTCCGCCAGCGCCGATCCGGTGGGTCTCGTCGACTGGGTCAGTCTGGAGAAGGCCGCGGAGCCGATCGACTACTCAGGCGTTGGCGTGCCGCCGCTGATGCGCGACGGGAAAATGGTGCTGCCGGAGCCCACGAACCGCCCCTGTGCACGACCGGCTGACAGATTCCCGGCGCGATCAGCCGCTGCGGC
Protein-coding regions in this window:
- a CDS encoding carbohydrate-binding protein produces the protein MNPTLITSIAAALLMTGMACAAEYHVAPTGDDGNTGLGPGDDQALRTIQAGVNKLQPGDTLLIHGGVYRESVTFPASGTEGRPITIRPFDTGRVTVTGCDLVEGWTLHDAGKGIWKAPMPWTLGPGRNQVFANGQVMIEARFPNEPGEDLGMYVSDLSPLWPTSGKFTIPKETVAEQPGRIVSDLLAGQPDDYWKGACYYGIHYEGWAAQTGIIESSKAGEITVGDRTRTWWFGTSYGSGYGDSEGRGMIVGHMNALDRPGEWHWQDNTLYFIPPAGERPGSVEAKRRQLAFDLSGQQHIRIEGLTIRAASLRLDESAHCVVDGCDIAYVSHYTRHYDIGQIENGRNTIKSGETGIFVGGHDNSFLNCSVRFSAGAGFYLRGYHHTIHNCLIDEISYTSHYLNAITDAVSDFPEYENFLVGGHVITFNTMRNAGRHFFNFHGNGTSTQSRDRAPMDYMATLFAHNHLYNGMLQTKDAGFITGYYCSGGTLNDLNSQVVYNVMHDCYDLAAMRWGVLGIVYLDAGTCDVDLHHNLLWAAPGSLQRGLWYNTMCVDVHEHNNVFHPMFERTSAELTPADFPDGVPFRFGHDFSNPPALPVWPQIESSRIEAESSPARSDGVKPSGTGLSGITDGAWFSLGEVDFDQNWQSAIMRFASANGKMNTDRSGRTAPRHTRATDPLVMEVSRNDGLEERIRRQWTFMYNVNDGGWIRFNQVPLGEGYRRVRFIYGNDAPGARWAEVRLDSVDGELVGRVDLPQTDRKRGGRIQIYAQAVGELSVDAAGTRDVFLVFHSEDGLPVGEFEYFRFELYRGDIALQPNEVKMELRLDAPQGEKIGEFYPRATGGETVFRDLVAKLEPVRGTHELFVSVRSASADPVGLVDWVSLEKAAEPIDYSGVGVPPLMRDGKMVLPEPTNRPCARPADRFPARSAAAASRPRPIYRVIRLESAPEIDGISDAWTGSDAAVKMTLAESYDGSPSSGPASTAWLGYDDDALYVTVRNPVSNAGNLVIGNHNWGATDAMEIALQDGLGANPGPILNLYGWPDGHFISTDQAGAPADVVAKLGQSVAYAAKVAEGEWTCEWRIPFAACGLVPRNAPLLLCNLGVRKMAENAWVIWRGTGDATYRVGNAGILCFPDEVRAAGIPTDGLKVRLDASAAGAVVTDEAGKVSIWKDTSGNSLDAKQNDPRFRPIYAPEGINGKPALQFREELFTRMELPDLAEGKITATIFAVVSNPEPGLEVNHDPRILTASDGKEYDYISGLACTVPGMETGGPRIMTFAGVDRWAKHVRVGCFSPNVQTFFKGHIGEILVYTRAVSPEEQERIRAYLTSKWELGM
- a CDS encoding class II fructose-bisphosphate aldolase → MPLVSIVNELRRASKEHFAVPLFGAFDGFAVEGILAAAEEQSAPVIIGIYGGALEHPDGRPLVEYVKERAKASPVPVSLMLDHGRSVPECLEALDCGFTDVMFDGSKLPLEGNIASTRQVIEAARKAGAGVEAELGHVGLGRDYQSFGAQREGFTDPDDAARFVEETGVDCLAIAIGTAHGLYAGDPEIDMELLATLNARLPLPLVLHGGTGCSDEQFRDAIAEGIAKVNISTDLLVQTAARLRELGRDDTTGYFDFCKAIKASYRELSLRYLDVFGACGKVL